CGCTGGACCGTGACGGCGGCGTGCGCGACGACGCCTCGCCCCGCCTGCGCGACCTCCGTAAGCGCATCGAGCCCCTGCGGGGCCGCATTCGTGAGCGTCTGGCCGCCACGCTGGACAAGTGGGCCGACCTGCTGCAGGAGCACATCGTCACCATCCGCCGCGACCGCTACGTGCTGCCGGTGCTGGCGAGCCGGGTGGGGCAGGTGCAGGGCATCATCGTGGACGCCTCGGCGACCGGGCAGACCTACTTCGTCGAGCCGGCGGCCGTCACGCCCCTGAACAACGAACTCACCCGCCTGATCCTCGATGAGGAGGCCGAGGTCCGGCGCATCCTGACTGAGCTCTCGGGCCTGCTCGCCTCCGACACGGCCGTGCCCATGACATTGGTGACCGTGGGCGAACTGGACCTCATCGCCGCCAAGGCGCGGCTGGCGCGTGACTGGCGGCTCAACCGCCCCGAGGTGTCGCCCGACGGCCGTTACGACCTGCGGGAGGCCCGTCACCCCCTCATCGAGAACCCGGTACCCAACGACATCGCGCTGGGCGACACCAAGCTGCTGCTCATCACCGGGCCGAACATGGGCGGCAAGACGGCGACCCTCAAGACGCTGGGCCTGAACGTCCTCATGCACCAGTGCGGGCTGTACGTGGCGGCCGCTAGTGCCAAGCTGCCGGTCGTGCGCGACGTGCTCGTGGATGTGGGCGACGAGCAGAGCATTGAGGCGAGTCTGTCCACCTTCGCCTCGCATCTCAAGCACCTGCGCTATGTGCTGCGTCACGCCGCGCCCGATACCTTGGTGCTCGTGGACGAGCTGGGGAGCGGTACCGATCCCGACGAGGGTGCCGCGCTGGCCCAGGCGATGATCGAGTGTCTGCTGTCGCAGGACGCGCGCGGCATCATCACCTCGCACCTCTCGCCCCTCAAGCAGTTCGCGCTGGAGACGCTGGGCCTGAAAAACGCCAGCATGGGCTTCGACCTCCAGACGCTGGCCCCGACCTATCACCTGCAGGTGGGGCAGCCGGGACGCAGCTACGCGCTGGCCATCGCCCGGCGCATGGGGCTGCCGGGCGGCGTGCTCGACCGCGCCGAGACCCTGCTCGGCCCCGACGCGGGCCTGATGGAACGGATGCTGGAGGGGCTGGAGCACGAACGCGCCGACCTGGCCGGGCAACTGGAAGGCGCCGCTGCCGCGCGCCGCGAGGCCGAGGCCGAACTCGGGCGCGTGCGGGCCGAGCGCGAGACGCTGGAGACCCGCCGGGGCGAGATGTTGGCTGAGGCCTCGCAGAAGGCCGAGACGCTCTACGCCGACGCCATCGAGCGGGTGCGGACGCTGCGGGCCCGCGCCCAGGAGGACAGCGCCCGTCCCCGCGTGATGCAGGAACTGCGCGAACTGCGCACCGCCGCCCAGAAGATCCGCCCCGCGCCCCCCGTGCGCGAGGACCGGGGCGACCCCATCCGGGTAGGCAGCCGGGTGGACGTACCGGCCTACAACGCCCAGGGACAGGTCCTGGAGATGCGCGGCGACGACCTCGTCGTGCAGCTCGGCGTGATGAAGGTAGGCGTGCGGCGGCGCGACGTGCGTCTCAAGGACGAACCCGTGAAGGCGGCGCCCAAGACCCGCAGTGGCGCCCCGCGCGCGGCTTTCGTGGGCCGCACCTCCACCAACTTTCAGAGCGAACTGCAACTGCGTGGCTTAGGCGTCGAGGAAGCGGTCGAGGAACTGCGCACCGCCATCCTGGAGGCCCGCGCGCTAAAAGAAACGCCGCTGCGGGTCGTGCACGGTAAGGGCATGGGGGTGCTGCGCCGCACCCTGCGCGACTACCTGAAAAACGACAAGAACGTCGAGTCCTTCCACGACGCGGAGGCCAACCAGGGCGGGCATGGCGTGACCATCGTGAATATCCGGGCCTGAGTGGCTGGGCCGCCTCATGAGAGTGGCCCAGCTCACGTTCACCTCGCGTCAGATGCCTGCCGGCAAGATAGGCCCATGTTCAAGCCCCGTTTCTCTAGGTCCACCGTGCTTACTGGTCTCCCCGTGCCCAGAGTACGGGGCACCCTGACGCTCGCTGTGCTCGCCCTGCTGCCGGCCGCGTCGGCCCAAGTGAATCTCAAGCTCCCGGCCAACTACCTGTCGCGTTTTTCGAGCACCGAACTCGCCGCCTCGACCGACGCCGGCTTCGGCGTGCGCTACTTTCCGCTGCCGTTTGGCACCGACTGGCGAGTGTCCGTGGTGCGCAACGAAAAATACGTCGAGTACAACCTCTCGACTCGCCTCAACGACACGACCTACGCCGCCGGGATTTACAACAATGGGTATACCGCCGAGGCCGGCGTGCCCACGGCGCAGGTCACACACGACCCCTACCGGGGGCTGCAGTACGGCGCGCTGCTGCGCGGGGGCGGAGCGTCCTCGCGGGTCACGGCCGGGTACGCCCTCACGGCGCTGGACAACCGCGTGCGCGTACTGAACAACGTCGGGGTGGCCGTGCAGGGCGACGTGACCGCGCCCTACACCCAGAGCGAGGCGGGCGGGTCGGTATCGCAGGCCCTGACGCCGCAGGCCAGCGTGCGCCTGGGAGCCTCGGCTCGGCTCTTCACCTTCCCGGTACAGGGGCAGGCCCAGGGCAGCGTCGACCTGAACCCCGGTCTCGACCTGAACCCGGCGCCGGGTGTCAATGTCAGCGTGTCGCACCTGGAGCGTCAGGCGGTGGGCAGCGTGCCGGTGGGCGACCTGAACTACGGCGACTACCGCGAGACCTCCGCCTCGGCCGCCTACCGCCTGAGCGCGCCGGTCGGATCGCCGCAGTTCGGGGTGGCGATGCTGCGCTCCAGCCTCACGCGCAGCTGGACCGGCGAGACCACCGCCCTGCGGGGCGACGTGTTGCTGCGCGCGGGCGACCTGCCCTCGCTGCTCGGGCCCAGCATCGGCTACCAGTGGGGCAAGACGCCCGAGTCGGGCCGCTGGCTCCTGAGCCTGACCTTCGCCCCCCGCTGAGGGAGGATCGACCGGACCGGGTCCGGTAGGTTGGGCCAACTGGACGGGGAGGCGCGGCCAGAGCAGAGACAGTGCTACCTTCGCCGGCGTGACTGCGCCCGCCTCCCCGGACACGCCGCCTTCCCTGCTGCCGCCGGGGCCGCGGCTGTCGGTGCCCCTGCTGGCGACCGGCGCCGCCGCCTTTTTTATGATGGGCGTGCTCCAAGCGAGTTACGGCCCGGCTTTTCCGTACCTGCAGGAACGCTACGGTGTAGACACGGCCGGAGTGGGTCTCATCGCCAGCGCGCACTTTCTGGGATCGGCCCTCGCGCCGCCCCTCGCCGGGTTCGCGCTGGCCCGCGTCAGTGTGCGCCGGGTGGTGGTGGCCTCCGCAGTCGTGCTCATCGCCGGGATGTTCGTGCTCATGGCCGCGCCCGTCTGGGCCGTTGCCGTCGCCGGAGCTCTGGTGGGCGGGCTGGGTCTGGGGGGCGTCAGCGCGGCCTTGAACTCGGCCTATGCCAGTGTCGGGACCCGTGCCGTCAATCTGGTCAACGCGGTCTTCGGGGTAGGGAGCATCCTGTCCCCGCTGCTGGTGGTCATGCTGGCGCCCCGCAACCTGGCGCTGCCGTTTCTGGTGGTCGCGGCACTGTGCGGCCTGACGCTGCTCATGGCCCGGCGTTTCGGCGTGCCGGCCCTGCGGCCGCCCGCGCTGCCCCAGGCCACCGGGGGGCGCAGCGGGGTGCAGGCAGCGCTGTTCGCCGGGGTCATCGCCTGTTACGTGGGTCTGGAGGTCGGCTTCGGGGCCTGGGCCGGGCGGCACCTCGACAGCCTGAACTACGCGCACGCCGCGCTGTTCGTCAGCGGCTACTGGGGTGGGCTCACGCTGGGCCGGGTCCTGGCGGGGCTGTTCGGCGCGCGGGTGAGGCCAGGTGTCCTGGTGCTCGTCTCGGCGGCCCTGGCGGCGGTCTGCGCCCTTATGGCCGCCACGGTTCCTGCGTTGGCGGGGGCGGCGTATGTGCTCGCCGGCCTGAGCCTGGGGCCTGTCTTCGGCTCGACACTGGCCTGGATGACCCAGAGCCTGCCCGCCCGGTTCATTCCCTTTCTGCTTGTGGCGGGCAGCGTGGGTGGCATCGTCGCGCCCGCCCTGATGGGCACCCTGAGTGCCCGTGCGGGCCTGGGCAGCGTGCCGGTCACCCTGCTGGTCATGGCGGCGGCGCTGTGCGCCCTGACCCTGCTGACGTCGCGGGTCACGCACCCGCGCTGAGAACCGGGTGGGCCGGGCACGGTCTCCGGGGGCCGACCGGGGGTCAGCGCGTTGCTCCGACGCGGGGGCTATGGCACAATGTGCGCCGATTCTCTGTCTTTACAGCCCCTTGACCCCTTATCGGCCCACTCTTGCCGCCCTGACGGCGATTTCCGGAGGAACAGCAGCGTGACACAGGCGACCAAGCAGATCCGACTGACCCGCGAGGGCTATGAGCGCATGCAAAAAGCGCTGACGCAGGAGCAGGGGCGGTTGGCCGAGGCCACGCGCATCCTGCAGGAACAGATGGAAACGAGTGCCGACAACGAGGACACCGGCCTCGAAGACGCCAAGCGCGAGAAGATGAACATCGAGGCGCGCATCGAGGAACTCGAAGACACCCTGGCCCGCGCGACCCTCATCGAGGAGACGCAGGACGGTGGCCGGGTTGGCTTGGGCGCCGTCGTGGTCCTGAGCAACGAGACGACCAAGAAAGACATGAAGGTGCAGGTCGTGAGTGCTCCCGAAGCGACCGTCATCAGCGGGGGACTGCCCCGCATCAGCGACGACAGTCCCGTAGGCAAGGAACTCATAGGCCGCAAGGTCGGCGAGAGCTTCGTCGTGAACCTCGATAACGGCAAGCAGATGAAGTACAAGGTCAAGACGATCGAATATTGAGCCCCAACACACCGGGCCGCCCTTCCATGAGGGCGGCCCGGTTCGTCTGAAAGGGTGTGGCGCCCGGGCTAGTGCAGGGCTGGCTGGGCCGGTTCGGTGCCTGAGCAGCCGCCGTCCGGTGAAGTGGTGTCCGGGAGGTTGAGGTGTCGGCGGGCCCATAGGTCGATGGCGTCGATCACGCCCTGCAACTCCTGACCAGCGGGGGTCAGCGAGTACACGCTGCGCGCGAGTTTGACCTGCGCGTCCTCGGTGCGCTTGTGAATGAGGTGAAGCTGTTCGAGGTGTTCAAGGCGTTGCGTGAGGGTAGCGCTGTTGCATCCGCCCACCGCGCGGGCGAGCTCGTTGAAGCCCTTCTCGCCGCCGAGCAGCGCGCGCACGATATGCAGCACCCACTTTTCCTGCAACACCCCGATGGCCCGGTACACCGGGCAGAATGTGGCATTCTCGGGGGTCATGCCGCCATCTTACACCTGTTGAACAGATCAATTAGTACCGGGATTACATCGCTTGACTTTTTAAATCGGTTGACCTAGCATTCTCCCATGACTGCGACCCAGACCAAGCCCCTGAGCGTTCCCGAAGCCATCGAGACCCGCGTGAGCATCCGCAAATACGTGCAGGAGCCGATGGACCAGGGCGACCTGCATGAAATTCTGCGCTTGGCCGGCCTGGCCCCCAGCGCCTGGAACTTCCAGACCTGGCGCTTCGCCGTCGTGCAGAACCCCGAACTCAAGGAGCAGCTGAAGGCCGCCGCCTACGGTCAGGGCCAGATCACCAGCGCGCCCGCCGTCATCGTGGTCTACAGCGACATGGAAGACACCATCGCGACCGTCGAAGAGACCGCGCACCCCGGCATGGGCGAAGAAGGCCGCGTCGGCCAGCGCAAGACCATCGAAGGCACCTTCGGCGGCCAAGACGTGGCCCAGCGCGGCCAGTGGGGCCTGAGCCAGGCCAACATCGCCTTCGGCTTCCTGATGCTCGCCGCGCGCAGCATGGGCTACGACACCGTGCCCATGCTCGGCTTCAACCCCCAGGCCGTCAAGGAACTGCTGGGCCTGCCCGAGCACGTGCAGTTCGCCGGCCTGCTGCCCATCGGCAAGCGCGCCGAAGACGGCTTCCCCCAGCACCGTCACAGCGTCGAGCGCGTGACCAAGTTCTACTGATCCTCTCCCAGTAAGCCGCGCCGCCTCCTGTCCGGGGGCGGTTCGCCGTTCCGGTGGGCAGGAGAAGAGGGGGCCGGGGGTACAGACTCGATCTGCACTCTGGGCACCTTCTGGGGACGTGCGCGTGCGATAATCGAGGTTATGAGCGTGATTCCCTACGTGATCGAACAGACCGGGCGCGGCGAGCGCTCGTATGACATCTATTCGCGGCTGCTCAAGGACCGCATCATCTTCGTGGGCACGCCCGTCGAGTCGCAGATGGCGAACTCCATCGTGGCGCAGCTGCTGCTGCTCGACTCGCAGAACCCCGAGCAGGAAATCCAGATGTACATCAACTGTCCTGGCGGCGAGGTGTACGCCGGACTGGCGATCTACGACACCATGCGCTACATCAAGGCCCCGGTCAGCACCATCTGCGTGGGCATGGCGATGAGCATGGGCAGCGTCCTGCTGATGGCCGGCGACAAGGGCAAGCGCATGGCCCTGCCCAACAGCCGCATCATGATCCACCAGGGTTCGGCCGGGTTCCGGGGCAACACCCCCGACCTCGAAGTGCAGGCCCGCGAGGTGCTCAATCTGCGCGACACCTTGATCAGTGTGTACAACAAGCACACCGACATCCCGCACGAGAAGCTGCTGCGCGACATGGAGCGCGACTACTTCATGTCGCCCCAGGAGGCGCTGAAGTACGGCCTCATCGACAGCGTGATCGAGAACACCCGCCAGGTAGGAGGCGACCAATGACCAAAACCGGCGCAGACCGCTGCTCGTTTTGTGGGCGGCAGCATCCCCAGATCGCCCAGCTCATCGAGGCGCCGGGGCGGGCGGCCTTCATCTGCAACGAGTGCACCGACCGGGCGCACGAACTCGTCAAGCAGAACAAGAAGGCGGGCAGCGACTTCGCCCTCGAAGAACTGCCCAGCCCCCGCGAGATCAAGGCGTACCTCGACGAGTTCGTGATCGGCCAGGACGAGGCCAAAAAGGCCCTGGCCGTCGCGGTCGTGAGCCACTACCAGCGCCTCGCCCACCCCGACGCGAACCTCCAGAAGAGCAACATCCTGCTCGTCGGGCCGACCGGCACGGGCAAGACGCTGCTCGCGTCGAGTCTCGCGGAGATGCTCGAAGTGCCCTTCGCCATCGCCGACGCGACCACGCTGACCGAAGCCGGCTACGTGGGCGACGACGTGGAAAACGTGATCGTGCGTCTCTTGCAGGCGGCCGACTACGACGTGGCGGCGGCTGAGCGCGGGATCATCTACATCGACGAGATCGACAAGATCGCCCGCAAGTCCGAGGGCACCTCGATCACCCGCGACGTGTCGGGCGAGGGCGTGCAGCAGGCCCTCCTGAAGATCATCGAAGGGACGGTCGCGCAGGTGCCGCCGCAGGGGGGCCGCAAGCACCCGCAGCAGGAACTCGTGCAGGTGAACACCAAGAACATCCTGTTCATCGTGGGCGGCGCCTTCGAGAGCATGACCGAGATCGCCCGTGCCCGCACCAACGTGCGCGCGGTGGGCTTCGGCGCCGAGCACAAGGGTGAGGAAAAGGCGGAAGTGCGCTTCCTGCCCGAAGACCTCGTGAAGTTCGGCCTGATCCCCGAGTTCGTCGGCCGCCTGCCGCTGGTCGTGCAGCTTCAGGACCTCGACGAAGAGGCCTTGGTGCGCATTCTGACCGAGCCGCAGGGCGCGATCATCAAGCAGTATCAGGCGCTGTTCGGCTTCCAGGACGTGGACCTGACCTTCACGGAGGCGGCCCTCAAGGAAGTGGCGCACCGTGCCCGCGAGCGCAAGACGGGCGCCCGTGGACTGCGCGCCGTGCTCGAAAAGGCCATGACCGACCTGCTGTTCGAGATGCCGCTCGAGAACCTCAGCGAGCTGACCTTCGACGCCGGCAACATCGATGCCCCGATGACCTTACTTGAGTCTAAGGGACTCAAAAAGTCTGCCTAAAGGCAAGGTAGATTACAGCTTTTCCCCGTCATGGTGCCTAGACTCTCTGGACACCGTAGACGGGGGTATTTTTTAGGCTCGCGATCCCCGGTAGACTCAAACATTTCCGCGCCTAATGGGAGCGGTTTCTAAGGAGAGAACATGATCTGGGAACTTCCCGTAGTCGCCCTGAGAAACATAGTGATCCTGCCCGGCGTCACCATGAACGTCGATGTGGGGCGCCCCAAGAGCAAGCGTGCAGTGGACGAGGCCCAGGCCAGCGACCGCCGTGTGCTGCTGCTGACCCAGCGTGACGCCCGCACCGATGATCCCACCCGTGCCGAGCTGTACGACATGGGTGTGCTGGCCGTGGTCAAGCAGGTCGTGCGGATGCCCGACAACACCTACCAGGTGCTCGTCGAGGCCCAGGAGCGTGCCCTCGTGCAGGACGAGGTGCCCAGCGCCTATATGCGCGTGCGCGCCGAGACGCAGACCACCCCCGCCGACGACAGCCGTGAAGTGACCGTGCTGGCCGGCGAGGTCAAGTCGGCCTTCGAGGAGTACCAGCGCCAGAACAAGAACCTGCGCCTGGACAACTACCAGCTCGAAGGCCTGAAAAACCTGACCGACGCGGGCGCCCTGAGCGATCAGGTCGCGCACCACGCCACCTGGACGCCCGAGGAAAAGCAGGACGTGCTTGCGGCCGTGGGTCTGCGCGAGCGTCTGGAAGCTGTCTTGAAGCTGCTTGCACGCGACACCGAGCGCTTCAATATGGACAAGAAGATCGCGGGGCGCGTCAAGGAACAGATGGACGCCAACCAGCGCGAGTACTACCTGCGCGAGCAGATGAAGGCCATCGGCAAGGAACTCGGCGGCGGTGAGGACGGCCCGGCCGAGGTCGAGGCCCTGCGCGAGAAGATCGAGGGTGCAGGCATGCCCGAGTCGGTCAAGGAAAAGGCCCTCAAGGAACTGCAGCGCCTGGAGCGTACCCCCGGCGGCAGCCCCGAAAGCACAGTCGTGCGCAACTACATCGACTGGCTGACCGACGTGCCCTGGAGCAAGCGTGACGAGGAGATCCTCGACATCGCCCGCACGCGCGAAATCCTCGACGCCGACCACTATGCCCTGGGCGATGTGAAGGACCGCATCCTGGAATTCCTGGCCGTGCGCCAGCTCACGCACAAGCCCGAAGAGACCGAGGAGCAGCGCCAGGAACGCAGCGCCGAGGAGCGCACCGACGACGCCGAACTGCGCGCGCCGATCCTGGTGCTCGTGGGCCCTCCCGGCGTCGGCAAGACCTCGCTGGGTAAGAGCATCGCCCGCAGCCTCAACCGCAAGTTCGTGCGGATGGCGCTGGGCGGCGTGCGCGACGAGGCCGAAATTCGTGGCCACCGCCGTACCTACATCGGCTCAATGCCTGGGCGCATCATCCAGGCGATGAAGACGGCCGGCGTGACCAACCCGATCATCCTGCTCGACGAGATCGACAAGATGAGCAGCGACTGGCGCGGCGACCCCAGCAGCGCGATGCTCGAAGTGCTGGACCCCGAGCAGAACCACACCTTTCAGGACCACTACCTCGAAGTGCCCTATGACCTGTCGCAGGTCATGTTCATCACGACGGCCAACAGCCTCCAGACGATTCCCCGGCCGCTGCTCGACCGCATGGAGATCATCCAGATTCCGGGCTACACCCAGCCCGAGAAGGTGGAGATCGCCAAGCGCTACCGCGTGCCCCGGCAGATCAAGTCGCACGGCCTGACCGGCCGCATGGAGATCACCGACGCCGCCCTGAACCGCATCGTCGAGGAGTACACCGCCGAGAGCGGCGTGCGTAACCTCGACCGCCAGATCAGCAAGCTGGCCCGCAAGGCTGCCCGCGAGCTGCTGGAAAAGCCCTGGGAAGGTATGCGGGTGGTCGACGCCGCGCAGATTCCCGAGTACCTCGGCGTGCCGATGCACCGCCCCGACAAGATGGAGAAAGAACCCCAGGTCGGCGTGGCGCAGGGCCTGGCCTGGACGAGCGTGGGCGGCACCATGCTGCTCGTCGAGGCGCTGGCGACTCCCGGCAGCGGCAAGATCAGCATGACCGGTTCGCTGGGCGACGTGATGAAGGAAAGCGTGGGCGCGGCCGTGACCTACCTGCGGGCGCACGCGGCCGAATACGGCGCGGACCCCGACTTCCACAAGACGATGGACCTGCACGTGCACTTCCCCGACGGCGCCACGCCCAAGGACGGCCCCAGCGCGGGCATTACCATCGCCACGGCCGTCATCAGCGCCGTGACGGGCCGCCCCGTGCGCCTGGACGTTGCGATGACCGGTGAGATTAGCCTGCGCGGCCGGGTGCTGCCCATCGGCGGAGTGAAGGAAAAGCTGCTGGCGGCGCACCAGGGCGGTATCCGCGAGGTCATCATTCCGAAGGACAACGAGCCGCACCTGCAGGACGTGCCAGAGAGCATTCTCGGCGACCTGCGTGTCCACACCGTCGAGCGGGTGGGTCAGGTTCTCGACCTGCTGCTGCTGCCCAAGCCGGAAGGCGACAAGCAGCCCACCATGCCCCCTACCCAGGGCCAGAGCCTGACCAAACAGCCCGGCGCCTGAGTCGTTCAACCGAAATGTCCCCTCCAAGTTGTGGAGGGGACATTTCGGTTGGAGCTGAGGGCTATGGGCGGGGCACGGCCATCAGCCCCGCTGCCCCGTCCTAGCTATCGGCGGCCAAACGGAGGCTTGCTGTCGCCTGCCGCCGGCATGGGCGTCTGGGGCACGCCGCCCCGGCCCCCGTCGCCGCGCCCGAGGCCTGCGCCCTGGGTGTAGCCGCCCGCAGGTGCGGTGGGGGCCGGCGGGGTGTATTGACCCGCGGCGACGAGGCTGGCTCCGGCGTCGTTCGCCAGCCGGGCATATTCCTTGGGATCGATGGCGCGCTCCAGACCCGCGTCGTAGCTGATGACGCGCCGGCGGTACAGGTTCGCCAGGAAGGCGTCCATCGTGACCATGCCCTCTCGTGAGCCGGTCTGCATGACGCTGGTGAGCTGGTAGGTCTTGCCCTCGCGGATCAGTGCCCGCACGGCCGGGTTGGCGATCAGCAGCTCGTAGGCGAGGGCGCGCCCCTGGCCGTCGAGGCGGGGCAGCAGCTGCTGGGTCATGACTGCCACGAGATTGTTGGCGAGCTGCACGCGGATCTGCTCCTGCTGCTCTTCGGGAAACACGTCCACGATACGGTCGACCGATTCGGGCGCCGAGTTGGTGTGCAGCGTGCCCATCACGAGATGGCCGGTTTCGGCGGCGGTCACGGCCGCCTTGATGGTCTCGTAGTCGCGCATTTCGCCCACGAGGATCACGTCGGGCGCCTGACGCAGTGCGGCGCGCAGGGCGTCGTTGAAGCTCAGGGTGTCGGCCCCGACCTCGCGCTGGTTGATGATGCTCTGTTTGTGCGCGTGCATGAATTCGATGGGGTCTTCAATGGTCACGATGTGCAGTTTCTTGGTGCTGTTGATGTGGTCGATCATCGCCGCGAGCGTCGTGCTCTTGCCCGAGCCGGTAGGACCGGTGACGAGTACCAGACCGCGCGGCGCGGAGGCGAGGTCCACCACCGACTGCGGCAGCCCCATGTCCTGCGCGCTGCGGATCTTGGTGGGAATGAGACGCATGACGCCGCCCACGTACCCGCGCTGCATGAAGGTGTTGACGCGGAAGCGGGCCTTTTCGCCCAGCGCGAACGAGAAGTCCAGTTCGCGGCGTTCCTCGAAGCTGCGCTGCTGGCGCTCGTTCATCATCGAGTACATCAGTTTGCGGGTGTCGGGAGGCGTCAGTTCCTCGAAGTTCTGACTGGTGTAGGCCCCGGAAATCTTGAACTGTGGGGGCATTCCGACAGTCAGGATCACGTCGGAGGCTCCGGCTTCGGCGGCGTGGCGAAGGATATCGGTGATGTCGGCTGGGCTCATAGGGAACTCCGTTCAGGTGAGGAGGGGAGACGGGAAGAGGCGCGGCGCAGGGGCGCAGCTCAGCTCGAGGTGACGGCCAGCACCTCTTCGAGGGTGGTCAGACCCTGTAGCGCCTTCTCGATACCGTCCTGGCGCAGCGTCTTCATCCCGCTCTTTTCTATGGCCACGTCACGGATCTCGGCCGACGAACGCCCGGAACCGATGGCGGCGCGCAGTGGCTCGTCCACGACCATCAACTCGTGGATGCCCATTCGGCCCTTGTAACCGGTGCCGCCGCAGCGCGGGCAGCCTGCGCCGCGCATGAGCTGGGCGCCGCGCAGCTCGCGCTCGGTGATGCCCAGGCGCCGCAGCACGTCGGGGTCGGCATTGGTGGGCGCCTTGCACTCGGTGCACACCCGGCGCACGAGGCGCTGCGCGAGCACCCCGGCCACGGCGGCGGAGATGTTGAAG
The DNA window shown above is from Deinococcus sp. Leaf326 and carries:
- a CDS encoding type IV pilus twitching motility protein PilT, with protein sequence MSPADITDILRHAAEAGASDVILTVGMPPQFKISGAYTSQNFEELTPPDTRKLMYSMMNERQQRSFEERRELDFSFALGEKARFRVNTFMQRGYVGGVMRLIPTKIRSAQDMGLPQSVVDLASAPRGLVLVTGPTGSGKSTTLAAMIDHINSTKKLHIVTIEDPIEFMHAHKQSIINQREVGADTLSFNDALRAALRQAPDVILVGEMRDYETIKAAVTAAETGHLVMGTLHTNSAPESVDRIVDVFPEEQQEQIRVQLANNLVAVMTQQLLPRLDGQGRALAYELLIANPAVRALIREGKTYQLTSVMQTGSREGMVTMDAFLANLYRRRVISYDAGLERAIDPKEYARLANDAGASLVAAGQYTPPAPTAPAGGYTQGAGLGRGDGGRGGVPQTPMPAAGDSKPPFGRR